Proteins encoded in a region of the Clostridium beijerinckii genome:
- a CDS encoding glycosyltransferase family 2 protein: MNDTEYFRKIEDVMKKIKNDLIDDVDSILDELYKIKPVRLVWFVAKAELMLKQNSDLSEVYKILESKGWQLYNYSGIDKYSELYLKIAMEYNDIYDTNRNKNICEKLKVNNLPDISNLLYEEIRINREKFIEDFYSLEKWNELYLLYYQVSNYLMHEIMELYGNKKGYLNKKVEFIHNMPNMGYINNVLEFNKDNIFIVVVSNQDDYSDCIILMNILLDLGYKTYFINSPMSVDVENIIDISSTLDISLENSENYGEATIIHPITINYKGKTLGDNREYIVDYICKNYTNNGLATILCSGKLMDELCMRPLMQKQMQRLSPFHADYLEDNMAFGWVGKYTSYISEIYEFDVKDEIKRSAECKFSIVVPARNSAASLRHTLKTCLNQRYNGDYEIVLSDNSTNGNTEVYDLYCELNDPRIKYYKTPRDLHLPKSFEFAFLKAKGEFIISIGSDDAMLPWSLEVLENVLEKYPDEEIFQWERGFYAWPGFNGGQENQFIIPSKYEKNNCLVYNVNKNDYWAMILKDPKSMYGLPLLYINSGFRRSYLNTLLNKTGRLWDGICQDLYIGVINISINGHITNIKYPLTIAGMTGASVGAQSNSAATKIEDSNSRMDEVIKTSNIGGFSTSYVERLMPEVTTDISSLYNSILRAIARGACSEEFLDNLLNWKQMFTECIMQLDIRDVLFDKKLHYFRYTASKHGDEFLKWFDENIYEKAIMPRKIDDEKKDEVVKRKSYKEGPMENGGEVLDASKYGVTNVYEASLLFEKVTGL, from the coding sequence ATGAATGATACAGAATACTTCCGTAAAATAGAAGATGTAATGAAAAAAATAAAAAATGATTTAATAGACGATGTGGATAGCATACTGGATGAATTATATAAAATTAAACCAGTAAGACTTGTTTGGTTTGTTGCTAAAGCAGAGTTGATGCTAAAACAAAATTCTGATTTATCAGAAGTGTATAAAATTCTAGAATCAAAAGGATGGCAGTTATATAACTATAGTGGAATAGATAAATATAGTGAATTATATCTCAAAATAGCAATGGAGTATAATGATATTTATGATACAAATCGTAATAAGAATATTTGTGAGAAACTAAAAGTAAATAATTTGCCTGATATCTCAAATCTTCTATATGAAGAAATTAGGATTAATAGAGAAAAATTTATAGAAGATTTTTATTCTCTAGAGAAGTGGAATGAATTATACCTTTTATATTATCAAGTAAGTAATTATTTGATGCATGAGATCATGGAGCTCTATGGGAATAAAAAGGGATATTTAAATAAGAAAGTTGAATTTATTCATAACATGCCTAATATGGGGTATATAAATAATGTTTTAGAATTTAATAAAGATAATATTTTTATTGTTGTAGTTTCTAATCAGGATGATTATAGTGATTGCATTATCTTAATGAATATTCTTTTAGATTTAGGGTATAAAACATATTTTATAAATTCACCAATGAGTGTGGATGTGGAAAACATTATTGATATTTCAAGTACTCTAGACATAAGTCTTGAGAACTCGGAGAATTATGGAGAAGCCACCATAATACATCCTATAACAATAAATTATAAAGGAAAGACTTTAGGTGATAATAGAGAATATATAGTAGATTATATATGTAAAAATTACACAAATAACGGTTTAGCAACTATACTTTGTAGTGGAAAACTTATGGATGAGCTTTGCATGAGACCATTAATGCAAAAACAAATGCAACGTCTTTCACCATTTCACGCTGATTACCTTGAAGATAATATGGCGTTTGGATGGGTAGGGAAATACACATCATATATTAGTGAAATTTATGAATTTGATGTAAAGGATGAGATTAAAAGATCAGCAGAATGTAAATTTTCAATAGTGGTTCCAGCTAGAAATTCTGCAGCATCTTTAAGGCATACATTAAAAACTTGCTTGAACCAACGATATAATGGAGATTATGAAATAGTTTTAAGTGATAATTCAACAAATGGAAATACAGAAGTCTATGATTTATATTGTGAACTTAATGATCCAAGAATTAAATACTATAAAACGCCTAGAGATTTACATCTGCCAAAGAGCTTTGAATTTGCATTTTTAAAAGCAAAAGGTGAATTTATAATATCAATTGGTTCTGATGATGCTATGCTTCCATGGTCTTTAGAAGTATTGGAGAATGTTCTTGAGAAATACCCAGATGAAGAGATATTTCAATGGGAAAGAGGTTTCTATGCATGGCCTGGATTTAATGGAGGACAAGAAAATCAATTTATTATTCCTTCGAAATATGAGAAAAATAATTGCTTAGTATATAATGTTAATAAAAATGATTATTGGGCAATGATACTTAAAGATCCAAAATCAATGTACGGTTTGCCTTTGTTATATATTAATTCTGGATTTAGAAGGAGCTATCTAAATACGCTACTCAATAAGACGGGTAGATTATGGGATGGAATATGTCAAGATTTATATATAGGAGTTATTAATATTTCTATAAATGGTCACATAACAAATATTAAATATCCATTGACTATTGCTGGCATGACAGGAGCTTCAGTAGGAGCACAGTCTAATTCTGCTGCTACTAAAATTGAAGATAGTAATAGTAGAATGGATGAGGTTATAAAAACTAGTAATATTGGTGGATTCTCTACTTCGTATGTAGAAAGGTTAATGCCTGAAGTAACAACAGATATAAGTTCTTTATATAACAGCATATTAAGGGCAATTGCTAGAGGTGCATGTTCTGAAGAATTTCTAGATAATTTATTGAATTGGAAGCAAATGTTTACGGAATGCATTATGCAGTTGGATATAAGAGATGTATTATTTGATAAGAAATTGCATTATTTTAGATATACTGCTTCAAAGCATGGCGATGAATTTCTAAAATGGTTTGATGAAAATATTTATGAAAAGGCTATTATGCCAAGGAAAATAGATGATGAAAAAAAGGATGAGGTTGTAAAAAGAAAGAGTTATAAAGAAGGTCCTATGGAAAATGGTGGAGAGGTATTGGATGCATCTAAATATGGTGTTACAAATGTGTATGAAGCCTCATTGCTATTTGAAAAAGTGACAGGGTTATAA
- a CDS encoding glycosyltransferase family 2 protein, whose protein sequence is MNANKNKYPLVSILIPNYNYGHYLKNCLDSVLEQTYPNYEVIFRDNNSTDDSYEIALSYKKKFEEKGIYYFVGKNKRNIGSDANSVWCLRESEGSFVIYLSSDDSIESTFLEKCMDIMTKNQNVGMVMTHRHEIDENGVKYEKPSFYNRSCIIPGEEQAAVFMMAGIAVPSQVIYRREIFGKFASTRLSFQIAGDWYQNFMFSCYSDIGYISEALCNYRIHSGNETSYSERNLLGIFEHYQLINSFINVADSYGMSKVSERYDSAVSKLGNMCLRYALKMFRGNERKSAKRYLLLAPVFNEDIHQNEEYKEMLGWINLNDDELNLKLASIGDLDRTISYDPPEGSIYI, encoded by the coding sequence ATGAATGCTAACAAAAATAAATACCCATTAGTGAGTATTTTGATTCCGAATTATAATTATGGACACTATTTAAAGAATTGCTTAGATAGTGTTTTAGAACAAACTTATCCTAATTATGAAGTAATTTTCCGTGATAATAATTCTACAGATGATTCATATGAAATTGCATTAAGTTACAAGAAGAAATTTGAGGAAAAGGGAATATATTATTTTGTTGGAAAGAACAAGAGAAATATTGGTAGCGATGCTAATTCAGTATGGTGCCTTCGCGAATCTGAAGGAAGCTTTGTTATTTATCTCTCATCTGATGACTCAATTGAGAGCACATTCTTAGAGAAATGTATGGATATTATGACTAAAAATCAAAATGTTGGAATGGTGATGACACATAGACATGAGATCGATGAAAATGGAGTTAAATATGAGAAGCCTTCTTTTTATAATAGAAGCTGTATAATTCCAGGTGAAGAGCAGGCGGCAGTATTTATGATGGCAGGAATAGCAGTTCCTTCGCAGGTTATATACAGAAGGGAGATATTTGGAAAGTTTGCGTCTACAAGATTAAGCTTCCAAATAGCTGGAGACTGGTATCAGAACTTTATGTTTTCGTGTTACTCTGATATAGGATATATTTCAGAAGCATTATGTAATTATAGAATTCATTCAGGAAATGAAACTTCATATTCTGAAAGAAATCTATTAGGAATATTTGAACATTATCAGTTGATAAATTCATTTATTAATGTAGCAGATAGTTATGGGATGAGCAAAGTTTCTGAAAGATATGATAGTGCAGTAAGTAAATTAGGTAACATGTGTTTACGATATGCATTAAAAATGTTTAGGGGAAATGAAAGAAAATCGGCAAAGCGCTATTTACTTCTAGCGCCTGTATTCAATGAGGATATACATCAAAATGAGGAATATAAAGAAATGCTGGGTTGGATAAATTTAAATGATGACGAATTAAATTTGAAGTTGGCAAGCATTGGGGATTTAGATAGAACAATTTCATATGATCCTCCTGAGGGAAGCATATATATATAA
- a CDS encoding radical SAM protein: protein MFNLEKYYLEAHSGDKVDNKEILNYIKSFKNIIIWGGSYLGNEVGKYLLNNGVDISYYWDMRADELKKVNDIEVVMPFSTEDKENTLVIFSIGNNVIRSGLLKNLQEKGYYNVIRGDYLYMGTICPFDKTTGIDSKQCQGTMCCRSIFCERLSNIVKSRNSSEKPLHMFSVTFVINSRCSLGCKCCTSYMNAYPKEKRKDVPFEQISEDIDNFFDAMDSVGTVTVMGGEPFMHPDLSKIISKLLTKNNFGLVSIATSGTYPIREEQLEGLNDKRVNISFSNYEQSITENQKKMFYENIEMVKNAGISYTVGVVMPEWSIPSTLYDLGDSEETMIAKKNGCVQPPRCMQVKNGKLHPCDFGTAVYSLGIADYEMDYVDIKKSTSREELSKQIREYIDQPYYRTCGHCAGMQGLTSKAAEQGVIDFTKPLNLEEICD, encoded by the coding sequence TTGTTTAATTTAGAGAAATATTATTTAGAAGCACATTCAGGTGACAAGGTTGATAATAAGGAAATTCTTAACTACATAAAATCATTTAAAAATATTATTATTTGGGGTGGGAGTTATCTTGGAAATGAAGTTGGTAAGTATCTCCTAAATAATGGTGTTGATATTAGTTATTATTGGGACATGAGAGCAGATGAACTTAAAAAAGTTAACGATATAGAAGTTGTTATGCCGTTTTCAACTGAAGATAAAGAAAATACATTGGTGATATTTTCTATAGGAAATAATGTAATAAGAAGTGGATTGCTAAAAAATTTACAGGAAAAAGGGTATTATAATGTTATTCGTGGAGATTATTTATATATGGGAACAATTTGTCCATTTGATAAAACTACAGGAATAGATTCAAAGCAATGCCAAGGAACAATGTGTTGTCGTTCTATTTTTTGTGAAAGGCTGAGCAATATTGTAAAAAGCAGAAATAGCAGCGAAAAACCACTGCATATGTTTAGTGTGACTTTTGTTATTAATTCTCGTTGTAGTCTTGGGTGTAAGTGCTGTACATCATACATGAATGCGTATCCTAAAGAAAAACGTAAAGATGTACCGTTTGAGCAAATTTCGGAAGACATCGATAATTTCTTTGATGCTATGGATAGTGTTGGCACTGTTACTGTAATGGGAGGAGAGCCATTTATGCATCCTGATTTATCAAAGATTATAAGTAAACTTCTTACAAAGAATAATTTTGGATTAGTCTCAATTGCAACGTCGGGTACGTATCCTATAAGAGAAGAACAATTAGAAGGATTAAATGATAAGAGAGTTAATATTAGTTTTTCTAATTATGAACAAAGTATTACTGAAAATCAGAAAAAAATGTTTTACGAAAATATAGAAATGGTTAAAAATGCGGGTATATCATATACAGTTGGAGTTGTAATGCCTGAATGGTCAATACCTTCTACATTATATGATTTAGGGGATAGTGAGGAAACTATGATTGCCAAAAAAAATGGATGCGTTCAGCCTCCACGTTGTATGCAGGTGAAAAATGGGAAATTACATCCGTGTGATTTTGGTACAGCTGTATATAGTTTAGGTATAGCTGATTATGAAATGGATTATGTTGATATAAAGAAATCAACTTCGAGGGAAGAATTATCAAAACAAATAAGGGAGTATATTGATCAACCATATTACCGTACATGTGGACACTGTGCGGGAATGCAAGGGCTTACTTCAAAAGCTGCTGAACAGGGAGTTATTGATTTTACAAAACCACTAAATCTAGAAGAAATTTGCGATTAG
- a CDS encoding NAD-dependent epimerase/dehydratase family protein yields MNILITGATGFIGTALCKEMTKGGHNVTAVIRPNSFKRQRLPKEVSVIELPIDKLSELKGSYDLFYHLAWNGSSGNDRNNFDIQNSNIQYTADAIRAAKRCGCHKFIGAGSQAEYGVVHGLCSEDTTVPNPFMMYGSAKLASYHMGRVLAEQLGIALVWPRIYSVYGIGENDGTLISYVIKSLKEGKVPELSACENMWDFMYITDCTKALRILGENEKVKGVYNISAGKPRILREFVEEIRDIVNQNSCIQFGAKEVDLKRTFWLEPDVTKLKKVCESCEVNFEMGIRKIIKEE; encoded by the coding sequence ATGAATATATTAATAACTGGAGCTACTGGTTTTATCGGAACTGCATTATGTAAGGAAATGACAAAAGGTGGTCATAATGTTACAGCTGTAATAAGACCTAACTCTTTTAAAAGACAAAGACTACCTAAAGAAGTAAGTGTTATAGAATTGCCTATAGATAAATTAAGTGAATTAAAAGGTAGCTATGATTTATTTTATCATTTAGCCTGGAATGGTTCTTCAGGAAATGATAGAAATAATTTCGATATACAAAACAGTAATATACAATATACTGCAGATGCTATAAGGGCGGCTAAAAGATGTGGATGCCATAAATTTATAGGGGCTGGAAGTCAAGCAGAGTATGGAGTAGTTCATGGGTTGTGTAGTGAAGATACTACTGTGCCAAACCCGTTTATGATGTACGGTTCTGCAAAATTAGCTTCATATCATATGGGAAGAGTATTGGCAGAGCAGCTCGGTATTGCTTTAGTATGGCCTAGAATTTATAGTGTCTATGGTATTGGAGAAAATGATGGAACGCTTATATCATATGTAATAAAATCACTAAAAGAAGGAAAAGTACCTGAATTATCAGCTTGTGAAAATATGTGGGATTTTATGTATATTACTGATTGTACAAAAGCATTAAGGATTTTAGGTGAGAATGAAAAGGTCAAAGGTGTTTATAATATTTCAGCGGGAAAACCTAGAATACTTAGGGAGTTTGTTGAAGAAATTCGAGATATTGTTAATCAAAATTCATGTATTCAATTTGGGGCAAAAGAAGTAGATTTGAAAAGAACATTTTGGTTGGAACCGGATGTAACCAAGTTGAAAAAGGTTTGCGAAAGTTGTGAAGTGAATTTTGAAATGGGGATAAGAAAAATAATTAAAGAAGAGTAA
- a CDS encoding thiamine pyrophosphate-binding protein translates to MKISDYVMEFISELSIKHVFYISGGGAMHLNDSLGRNENLNGICMLHEQGASIAAEAYARINEGYGVCLVTSGPGGTNAITGLAGAYYDSTPVIFISGQAKRADLVNDQNIRQFGIQETDIVSIAKPISKYAVQIQEPEEIRYELEKAAAIAVNGKPGPVWIDIPLDIQAMQVDVESLKGYNTSELRECPCNKEDIDKTIELFNKAKRPALILGNGIRLAGGVEEARELYELLNAPVMTSWNGVDLIEDSHPLFYGRPGAVGHRHSNFIQQNADFVLTIGTRLNLLSTGYNFESFLEKADHVMVEIDENEMKKKSVHPKLAINCDAKAFIKALLERKEELKTNIRTEWIEHCNILRDKYPRFIPEQEPRDGFVSTYRLVDEISNKMTENDIYQFTSSGTSVDIAMKVFRIKKGQRAFLTKGLAAMGYDLPASIGSCIASGGKRTVCVTGDGSIVMNIQELEILKRLKLPVKLFVVDNNGYSMIYGSQDGNFNGHLTGCTPESGLTLPDMKKLAEAFGIKAYHIENVDELSNKVSEILEYDGPVVCTVKADITQKILPKQTNYMREDGQMASRPLEDMSPLLDRDEFEDNFIQI, encoded by the coding sequence ATGAAAATATCGGATTATGTTATGGAATTCATATCAGAACTAAGTATAAAACACGTATTTTATATTAGTGGTGGCGGTGCGATGCATCTTAATGATTCATTAGGAAGAAATGAGAATTTGAATGGGATATGCATGCTCCATGAACAGGGGGCATCAATTGCAGCAGAAGCTTATGCAAGAATTAATGAAGGTTATGGTGTATGTTTAGTAACATCTGGGCCAGGCGGAACTAATGCCATAACAGGCCTTGCAGGAGCTTATTATGATTCTACACCTGTAATTTTCATATCAGGACAGGCCAAGAGAGCAGATTTAGTTAATGATCAAAATATACGTCAGTTCGGGATTCAAGAGACTGATATAGTTTCAATAGCAAAACCAATATCTAAATATGCTGTTCAGATTCAAGAACCTGAAGAGATACGATATGAACTAGAAAAGGCAGCAGCTATTGCAGTTAATGGGAAGCCAGGACCTGTGTGGATTGACATACCACTCGATATTCAGGCAATGCAAGTAGATGTAGAAAGTTTAAAGGGATATAATACTTCTGAACTTAGAGAGTGTCCCTGCAATAAAGAAGATATTGATAAAACAATAGAATTATTTAATAAGGCAAAAAGACCAGCACTTATTTTAGGTAATGGAATTAGATTAGCAGGTGGAGTTGAAGAGGCGAGAGAGTTATATGAACTATTAAATGCTCCAGTAATGACATCATGGAATGGTGTTGACTTAATTGAAGACAGTCATCCATTATTTTATGGGAGACCAGGTGCAGTAGGGCATAGACACTCAAATTTTATTCAACAGAATGCAGATTTTGTATTAACTATTGGGACAAGATTAAACTTACTTTCTACAGGATATAATTTTGAGAGCTTTCTAGAAAAAGCTGATCATGTAATGGTAGAAATCGATGAAAATGAAATGAAAAAGAAAAGTGTTCATCCAAAGCTTGCTATAAACTGTGATGCGAAAGCATTTATCAAAGCTTTATTAGAAAGAAAAGAAGAATTAAAAACTAATATTAGAACAGAATGGATAGAACACTGTAATATACTGAGAGATAAATATCCAAGATTTATTCCAGAACAAGAACCAAGAGATGGATTTGTTAGTACATATCGTTTGGTAGATGAAATATCAAATAAAATGACAGAAAATGATATATATCAATTTACTAGTTCTGGAACATCTGTTGACATTGCAATGAAAGTATTTAGAATTAAAAAAGGACAGAGAGCTTTCTTAACAAAAGGGCTAGCAGCAATGGGGTATGATTTGCCAGCGTCTATAGGCTCTTGCATTGCATCAGGTGGAAAAAGAACTGTATGTGTTACAGGCGATGGTAGTATAGTGATGAATATTCAAGAACTTGAAATACTTAAGAGACTAAAACTACCAGTAAAACTATTTGTTGTTGATAATAATGGATATAGTATGATTTATGGTTCACAGGATGGAAATTTTAATGGGCATCTTACAGGATGTACACCGGAATCAGGATTAACTTTACCGGATATGAAAAAGCTTGCTGAAGCTTTTGGTATAAAAGCGTATCATATTGAAAATGTAGATGAATTATCTAATAAAGTATCAGAAATTTTGGAGTATGATGGCCCTGTAGTGTGTACTGTAAAAGCAGATATTACACAAAAAATATTACCAAAGCAAACAAATTATATGAGAGAAGATGGTCAAATGGCATCTAGACCACTTGAGGATATGTCGCCATTGCTAGATAGAGATGAATTTGAAGATAATTTTATTCAAATATAA
- a CDS encoding FkbM family methyltransferase, with protein MNLNFYERKIKDAIRDATNTGSFDKRNILRNSNYICIFGVGKFFEEAYEQYFLNRDIKVDYLCDNNPNKWGKEYKGIKCISPDELKKLKNVVVIPLIGDLRGVQEQLDDMKIRHINPFALFFDMIVNLPMDREWFVNNSNKFLEVYNIIDDDKSKRIYADVISNRIGEKCLLNDYEEIYSDGEYFDHGVFRLGKNEGFVDCGAYIGDSISEFLEVTENNFDAIYSFEMDKNNFEILKNNVMKIDEAIANKIECFNCGVWNEYKVIQYGNEESGSGESCSFYKAENNLLDEKQIQSVKAVKLDDVLYNKKVTLIKMDIEGAEQNALRGAEKIITTQKPKMAICLYHRIDAFWEIPLYLKSLVPEYKISVRHHQSNGIGGTVCYAYVE; from the coding sequence ATGAATTTGAATTTTTACGAAAGAAAGATTAAGGATGCAATCAGAGACGCGACAAATACAGGAAGTTTTGATAAAAGAAATATACTTAGAAATTCAAACTATATATGCATATTTGGCGTTGGTAAATTTTTTGAAGAAGCTTATGAACAATACTTCTTAAATAGAGATATAAAAGTTGATTATTTATGTGATAATAACCCGAATAAATGGGGAAAGGAATATAAGGGGATTAAATGTATATCTCCAGATGAACTAAAAAAATTAAAAAATGTTGTTGTAATTCCACTTATTGGAGATTTAAGAGGAGTACAAGAACAACTAGATGATATGAAAATAAGACATATTAATCCTTTTGCATTGTTTTTTGATATGATAGTTAACCTACCAATGGATAGAGAGTGGTTTGTAAACAACTCAAATAAATTTCTAGAAGTATATAATATTATTGATGATGATAAGTCAAAAAGAATATATGCAGATGTTATTAGTAATAGAATTGGTGAAAAATGTTTGCTGAATGATTATGAGGAAATATATAGTGATGGAGAGTACTTTGATCATGGGGTATTTAGACTTGGCAAAAATGAAGGGTTTGTAGATTGTGGAGCATACATAGGAGATTCAATATCAGAGTTCTTAGAGGTTACAGAAAATAATTTTGATGCAATATACTCGTTTGAAATGGATAAAAATAATTTCGAAATATTAAAAAATAATGTAATGAAAATAGACGAGGCGATTGCTAATAAGATTGAATGTTTTAATTGTGGTGTGTGGAATGAATACAAAGTTATTCAATATGGAAATGAAGAAAGTGGTTCGGGAGAAAGTTGCAGTTTCTATAAGGCCGAAAATAACTTATTAGATGAAAAACAAATTCAATCTGTGAAGGCAGTAAAGTTGGATGATGTATTATATAATAAAAAGGTTACACTAATAAAAATGGATATAGAGGGAGCAGAGCAAAATGCACTTAGAGGTGCTGAAAAAATTATAACGACACAAAAACCTAAAATGGCAATATGCTTATATCACAGAATTGATGCATTTTGGGAAATACCGCTATATCTGAAAAGTTTAGTTCCAGAATATAAAATTTCTGTAAGACATCATCAAAGTAATGGTATAGGTGGAACAGTATGCTATGCATATGTAGAGTAA
- a CDS encoding FkbM family methyltransferase: MGYNNYEEQLKNAIEYAAITGSFDKRNIIDSSENVCVFGLGRYFEEAFEQQNVKERFHVNLLCDNNKEKLEEVSNRGGYFKGIECVSLNELSHMNNVAIILMLGDPRSAETQLRELGFNNIITYNDMVLDEVMNGNRDKEWFKDQEEEIFKAYNILKDEESKKVFVNVLCNRIAPQFSKYKYDEICVLPQYFPSDILGFTDNESFVDCGAYDGDTLESFLKVTNEKFSSAYSFELDKDNYDKLCSNARMLSKSVSEKIECFNYGVWNENKTISYGKMSSSDSFSIFNEKEITTAKVVKLDDLLGNRKVTMIKMDIEGAEMMALEGSNKIITEQKPKMAICVYHRVEDLWKIPIYLKKLVPSYNISIRHHANFWVSETVCYAYVESIT, from the coding sequence ATGGGTTATAATAATTATGAGGAACAATTAAAAAATGCAATAGAATATGCAGCAATTACTGGAAGTTTTGATAAAAGGAATATTATTGATAGCTCTGAAAATGTATGCGTGTTTGGGTTAGGAAGATATTTTGAAGAAGCATTTGAGCAACAAAACGTTAAAGAAAGATTCCATGTTAACTTGTTGTGTGATAATAATAAAGAAAAACTTGAAGAAGTAAGCAACAGAGGTGGATACTTTAAAGGGATTGAATGTGTCTCTTTGAATGAATTGTCTCATATGAATAATGTAGCAATAATTTTAATGTTAGGAGATCCAAGAAGTGCTGAAACTCAATTAAGAGAATTGGGATTTAATAATATAATCACATATAATGATATGGTTCTCGATGAGGTTATGAATGGAAATCGAGATAAAGAGTGGTTTAAGGATCAAGAAGAAGAAATATTTAAAGCATATAATATATTGAAGGACGAAGAGTCCAAAAAGGTATTTGTAAATGTTTTGTGCAATAGAATAGCACCACAATTTTCAAAATATAAGTACGATGAAATATGCGTTTTACCGCAGTATTTTCCAAGTGATATATTAGGATTTACAGATAATGAAAGTTTTGTAGACTGTGGTGCTTATGATGGAGATACTTTAGAAAGTTTTTTAAAAGTTACTAATGAAAAATTTAGCAGTGCATATTCTTTTGAATTAGATAAAGATAATTATGATAAATTGTGCTCTAATGCAAGGATGCTTTCAAAGTCAGTAAGTGAAAAAATAGAATGTTTTAATTATGGAGTATGGAATGAAAATAAAACTATATCTTACGGAAAAATGTCATCATCAGATAGTTTTAGCATTTTTAATGAAAAAGAAATTACGACAGCCAAAGTCGTTAAATTAGACGATTTATTAGGAAATAGAAAAGTTACAATGATAAAAATGGATATTGAAGGTGCTGAAATGATGGCACTTGAAGGTAGCAATAAAATAATAACAGAACAGAAGCCTAAAATGGCAATTTGTGTATATCATAGAGTTGAAGATTTATGGAAAATACCAATTTATTTAAAAAAATTGGTTCCAAGTTATAATATTAGTATTAGACACCATGCAAACTTTTGGGTTTCAGAAACAGTTTGTTATGCCTATGTTGAGAGTATTACATAA
- a CDS encoding pyruvate carboxyltransferase, translating to MINGIKIFDCTIREVGYQTGWNFDDLFVRNLYKFAQGKGIDYIELGFFHNEEADPNRGIYRYCSTRNQEIAEVFKSIKNVTKISAMRDVQRPLANLLPKKHSVVDTIRLLTRSHETDFDVLDRQVSEIQELGYEIFLNFTSAGYNDIEKNISFAEFAKARGVKAIEFADTESVMTEKYVIDTIRECHKVGVELGVHLHDKNGTAEILADLAIKEGADYMDVTHLGLGGKWRDGNLTMEYLLRKLEVNGGYEATMIKNELIENLIKYNKFSVAE from the coding sequence ATGATTAATGGAATAAAGATATTTGATTGCACAATAAGAGAAGTGGGATATCAAACAGGTTGGAATTTCGATGATTTATTCGTTAGAAATTTATATAAATTTGCACAAGGAAAAGGTATTGATTATATTGAACTAGGATTCTTTCATAATGAAGAAGCAGATCCTAACAGAGGTATATATAGATACTGCAGCACTAGAAATCAAGAAATAGCAGAAGTATTTAAATCAATAAAAAATGTTACAAAGATATCAGCTATGAGAGATGTCCAAAGACCATTAGCTAACTTATTGCCTAAAAAACATAGTGTTGTTGATACAATTAGATTGCTTACAAGATCTCATGAAACAGATTTTGATGTTTTGGATAGACAGGTTAGTGAAATTCAGGAATTAGGATATGAAATATTTTTGAATTTTACTAGTGCAGGATATAACGATATTGAAAAAAATATAAGCTTTGCTGAATTTGCAAAAGCAAGAGGAGTTAAAGCGATAGAATTTGCAGATACTGAAAGCGTAATGACAGAAAAATATGTAATAGATACGATTAGAGAATGTCATAAAGTAGGAGTGGAATTAGGCGTTCATTTACATGATAAGAATGGTACAGCTGAAATTCTTGCTGATTTAGCAATTAAAGAAGGAGCAGATTATATGGATGTGACTCATTTAGGTCTTGGTGGAAAATGGAGAGATGGAAATCTTACAATGGAATATCTATTAAGAAAGTTAGAAGTTAACGGTGGTTATGAGGCTACAATGATTAAAAATGAACTGATTGAAAATTTAATTAAGTACAATAAGTTTTCTGTAGCGGAATAA